In Xiphias gladius isolate SHS-SW01 ecotype Sanya breed wild chromosome 6, ASM1685928v1, whole genome shotgun sequence, a single genomic region encodes these proteins:
- the s1pr4 gene encoding sphingosine 1-phosphate receptor 4: MCKKSVVSYKYAIFSHSQHHCQQHQQPECVLSKGRELQWLECDDSLFNHRSATLIPLQLLPAQFSLFPPTASILTIPAIAMNVISSLTSPSSCPHLYHSPSYPSNTTISDATNTANEINYVILRHYNYTGRLQNRTFSNTQNHISVSIAVFLFFSIFIILENLVVLVAVISHICHRQRWVYVCIANTTLSDLLTGAAYLVNICMSGSQTFRLTPALWLFREGMLFVALAASIFSLLLIAVERYTTMMKPLAQKSARKTYYRIYVLVALCWVLALVIGFLPLLGWNCVCSLNGCSTLLPLYSKTYILFSLLIFLLILLAIGVLYGAIYCHVHRSAQLSPHRSRKRSLALLKTVITIVGVFMICWGPLFLLLLVDFFCASRQCALLFSADYFISLAVLNSSLNPIIYALGSSEMRKAIAELLCCCCLKASLCHPDKFTSKDTSSTSESKRDSLRNSFYKVRNLSVASPPSTPSKTRRAQRKCRLSSTTSCLSVSSG; encoded by the exons ATGTGCAAAAAATCTGTAGTCAGCTACAAATACGCCATCTTCTCACACTCTCAGCATCACtgccagcagcaccagcagccaGA GTGTGTTTTGAGCAAAGGCAGGGAGCTCCAGTGGTTAGAGTGTGATGATAGCCTGTTTAATCACAGGAGTGCCACACTAATTCCCTTGCAGCTCTTACCAGCTCAGTTCAGCCTGTTCCCACCCACAGCCTCGATCTTGACCATCCCAGCCATTGCTATGAatgtcatctcctctctcacctccccctcctcctgccccCACTTGTACCACTCACCCAGTTACCCCAGCAACACCACCATATCAGACGCCACTAATACAGCTAATGAGATCAATTATGTCATTCTGCGGCATTACAACTACACCGGCCGCCTGCAGAACAGGACCTTCTCAAACACCCAGAACCACATCAGTGTCTCCATAgctgtcttcctcttcttcagcaTTTTCATCATACTGGAGAATCTCGTGGTGCTGGTGGCTGTCATCTCCCACATTTGCCACAGACAGCGCTGGGTTTACGTCTGCATTGCCAACACCACGCTCAGTGATCTCCTCACAGGTGCTGCCTACCTGGTCAACATCTGTATGTCTGGCAGCCAGACATTCCGCCTCACCCCTGCTCTGTGGCTTTTCAGGGAAGGGATGCTGTTTGTAGCCCTGGCAGCATCCATTTTCAGTTTGCTGCTGATTGCTGTGGAGCGTTACACCACTATGATGAAGCCACTGGCCCAGAAGTCAGCCAGGAAGACCTACTATAGGATCTACGTCTTGGTGGCACTCTGCTGGGTTTTGGCACTTGTGATTGGCTTCCTCCCCTTGCTGGGCTGGAACTGTGTTTGCAGCCTGAACGGATGCtccaccctcctccctctctacTCCAAGACCTacatccttttctctctcctgatCTTCCTCCTCATACTCCTGGCTATTGGTGTGCTTTATGGTGCCATCTACTGCCACGTCCACAGGAGTGCACAATTGAGCCCCCATCGCAGTCGCAAGCGCTCCTTGGCTCTGCTTAAAACTGTGATCACCATCGTTGGGGTCTTTATGATCTGCTGGGGGCCACTGTTCCTGCTGTTGCTGGTGGACTTCTTCTGTGCCTCCCGCCAGTGTGCACTGCTGTTCAGCGCTGACTATTTCATCTCCCTGGCTGTCCTGAACTCCAGCCTGAACCCCATCATCTACGCCCTGGGCAGCAGTGAAATGAGGAAGGCTATTGCtgagctgctgtgctgctgctgcctgaaGGCCAGCCTCTGTCACCCAGACAAATTCACATCCAAGGACACCAGTAGCACTTCCGAAAGCAAGCGGGACAGTCTGAGGAACAGTTTTTACAAAGTCCGAAATCTGAGCGTGGCCTCCCCGCCATCAACCCCAAGCAAGACTCGCAGGGCACAGAGGAAATGCAGATTGAGCTCCACAACCAGCTGCCTGTCAGTTTCAAGTGGTTAA